The proteins below are encoded in one region of Flavobacterium nackdongense:
- a CDS encoding SIR2 family NAD-dependent protein deacylase: MKKKLVVLTGAGISAESGIKTFRDADGLWEGHNVMDVATPEGWHKNPELVLDFYNQRRRQLHDVQPNLGHQILTELENDFDVSIITQNVDNLHEKAGSSNVLHLHGELLKVRSIANRNYILDWETDLNLGDFDDKGNQLRPHIVWFGEEVPALEKAVTIVEKADILIIIGTSLQVYPAAGLMNFAKQTIPVYYIDPKPAPIYDLPNDLKIIAATGSEGVKIVQKDLEKLK; encoded by the coding sequence ATGAAAAAGAAACTAGTAGTACTAACCGGAGCGGGAATCAGTGCCGAAAGCGGCATCAAAACCTTTCGCGATGCCGATGGACTTTGGGAAGGTCATAATGTGATGGATGTGGCAACGCCCGAAGGCTGGCATAAAAACCCTGAATTGGTACTCGATTTTTACAACCAAAGACGCCGACAATTACACGATGTGCAACCCAATCTCGGGCATCAAATTTTGACGGAATTAGAAAATGATTTTGACGTTTCCATTATTACCCAAAACGTAGATAATTTGCACGAAAAAGCGGGAAGTTCGAATGTTTTGCATCTTCACGGCGAATTGTTGAAAGTGCGTAGTATTGCCAATCGAAATTATATTTTAGATTGGGAAACCGATTTAAATTTAGGTGATTTTGACGACAAAGGGAACCAATTACGTCCCCATATTGTTTGGTTTGGAGAAGAAGTTCCCGCTTTGGAAAAAGCCGTTACCATCGTTGAAAAAGCCGACATCCTTATTATCATTGGAACTTCGCTTCAAGTGTATCCTGCAGCAGGCTTGATGAATTTTGCCAAACAGACTATTCCGGTCTATTATATCGATCCCAAACCAGCACCCATTTATGATTTGCCAAATGACCTTAAAATCATTGCCGCAACGGGTTCGGAAGGAGTGAAAATAGTGCAAAAAGACCTTGAAAAATTGAAATAA
- the purB gene encoding adenylosuccinate lyase — protein MTTLNELNAVSPIDGRYRSKTSSLSKFFSEEALIKYRVLVEIEYFIALCEIPLPQLATVNPNVFESLRNIYKNFSTEDALWIKETEKVTNHDVKAVEYFIKDAFEKLGLSQYKEFIHFGLTSQDINNTAIPLSTKEAFEKVYMPSLISLTSKLKELSIEWAAVPMLAKTHGQPASPTRLGKEIGVFVERLEEQIRLLFNIPFAAKFGGATGNYNAHHVAYPQIDWRQFGGNFVEEILGLHHSFPTTQIEHYDHFAAFFDALKRINTIIIDLDRDIWTYVSMEYFKQKIKAGEIGSSAMPHKVNPIDFENSEGNLGMANAIFEHLSAKLPVSRLQRDLTDSTVLRNIGVPIGHTLIAFEATLKGLNKLLLNESKFAEDLEKNWAVVAEAIQTILRREAYPNPYEALKGLTRTNEAITKNSIHEFISTLEVSDEIKAELMQITPSNFLGI, from the coding sequence ATGACTACTTTAAACGAATTAAACGCTGTATCGCCTATCGACGGAAGATACAGAAGCAAAACCAGTTCACTTTCAAAATTCTTCTCTGAAGAAGCTTTAATCAAATACCGTGTTTTGGTTGAAATTGAATATTTTATTGCGCTTTGCGAAATTCCTTTACCTCAACTTGCCACCGTAAACCCAAATGTATTCGAAAGTTTACGCAATATCTATAAAAACTTCTCTACCGAAGATGCCCTTTGGATCAAAGAAACCGAAAAAGTGACCAACCACGATGTAAAAGCGGTAGAATATTTTATCAAAGACGCATTCGAAAAACTAGGTTTATCACAATACAAAGAATTTATCCACTTCGGATTGACTTCACAAGACATCAACAATACTGCGATTCCGCTTTCGACCAAAGAGGCTTTCGAAAAAGTATATATGCCATCGTTAATCTCTTTGACCTCAAAATTGAAAGAGTTGAGCATCGAATGGGCAGCCGTTCCAATGCTTGCCAAAACCCACGGACAACCGGCTTCGCCAACCCGTTTGGGTAAAGAAATTGGTGTTTTTGTAGAACGTCTTGAGGAGCAAATACGTTTGTTGTTCAACATTCCGTTTGCTGCCAAATTTGGTGGCGCCACCGGAAATTACAACGCCCATCACGTGGCCTATCCTCAAATTGACTGGAGACAATTTGGAGGAAATTTTGTAGAAGAAATTCTTGGTTTACACCACTCCTTTCCGACTACACAAATCGAACATTACGATCACTTTGCCGCATTTTTCGATGCGTTGAAAAGAATCAACACCATCATCATTGACTTAGACAGAGATATTTGGACCTATGTTTCGATGGAATATTTCAAACAAAAAATCAAAGCGGGAGAAATTGGTTCCTCGGCAATGCCACACAAAGTAAACCCGATAGATTTTGAAAATTCGGAAGGAAATTTAGGCATGGCCAATGCCATTTTCGAACATCTTTCGGCCAAATTACCAGTTTCGAGATTGCAACGCGACTTGACTGATAGCACGGTTTTAAGAAACATTGGCGTACCTATCGGACATACTCTAATCGCTTTTGAAGCTACTTTGAAAGGCTTGAACAAACTGCTGTTGAATGAATCCAAATTCGCCGAAGATTTAGAGAAAAACTGGGCAGTGGTTGCCGAAGCGATTCAAACGATTTTGCGTCGCGAAGCCTATCCAAATCCTTATGAAGCTCTGAAAGGATTGACTAGAACCAACGAAGCCATCACTAAAAATTCGATTCACGAATTTATTAGCACACTTGAAGTTTCAGACGAAATCAAAGCCGAATTAATGCAAATTACACCGAGTAATTTTTTGGGGATATAA
- a CDS encoding AAA family ATPase — MKNNTYLKEVKLSGYKSIFDVSVEFQNGLNIIIGKNAAGKTNFIKFLRKILSLKYENLNNFSSSLTFKNGKEILFKSQRNIEIDELFKINNTTSKIDYELSVNKKIIKDKKGSEETSIYEKFKQNQIIFDNTFICHGIYKDYFIVDKPLSFRVDNKTKWSTDLHNIFSNSSSPYFIKCITIDFILEIMGLKEEFDLDILKSTFRNVFRKTEIIKSTLKKYSPIEDIRFSDNFNIFITEDNESISVNNVFIEFKIEGDWLPFSNLSDGTKRLFYIISEVFENDENTHIRPTNVDLYTSQSQISRIILIEEPELGIHPHQFHKLLGFLKEEAQNKQIILTTHSPQALDAINPNELNRITIAYSTNSKEGTKLRHLNETEIIKANEYIKEDFLSDYWLYSDLEK, encoded by the coding sequence ATGAAAAATAATACATATCTAAAAGAAGTCAAACTTTCTGGATACAAATCTATATTTGATGTAAGTGTAGAGTTCCAAAATGGATTAAATATTATTATAGGTAAAAATGCTGCAGGAAAAACAAATTTTATCAAATTTCTACGAAAAATATTATCATTAAAATATGAAAATTTAAACAACTTTTCTTCAAGTTTAACTTTTAAAAACGGTAAAGAAATTTTATTTAAATCGCAACGAAATATTGAAATAGATGAATTATTTAAAATAAATAATACAACTTCTAAAATTGATTATGAACTAAGCGTCAATAAAAAAATAATTAAAGATAAAAAAGGAAGTGAAGAAACCTCTATTTATGAAAAATTTAAACAAAATCAAATTATTTTTGATAATACTTTTATTTGTCACGGAATATATAAAGATTATTTTATAGTTGACAAACCACTTTCATTTAGAGTTGACAATAAGACTAAATGGTCAACAGATTTGCATAATATTTTTAGTAATTCTTCCAGCCCTTATTTTATAAAATGTATTACTATAGACTTTATATTGGAAATTATGGGGTTAAAAGAAGAATTTGATTTAGATATTTTAAAAAGTACTTTCAGAAATGTTTTTAGAAAAACTGAAATAATTAAATCGACATTAAAAAAATATTCCCCGATTGAAGATATTAGATTTAGTGACAATTTCAATATTTTTATTACTGAAGACAATGAAAGTATTTCAGTTAATAACGTATTTATAGAGTTTAAAATAGAAGGGGATTGGCTACCATTTTCAAATTTATCTGATGGAACTAAACGATTATTTTATATTATATCAGAAGTATTCGAGAATGATGAAAATACACATATAAGACCAACTAATGTTGATTTATATACGAGTCAATCACAAATCAGTAGAATAATATTGATAGAAGAACCTGAATTAGGTATTCATCCGCATCAATTTCATAAACTTTTGGGTTTCTTAAAAGAGGAAGCCCAAAACAAACAAATTATTTTAACTACACATTCTCCTCAAGCATTAGATGCAATAAATCCAAACGAATTAAATAGAATTACAATTGCATATTCAACAAATTCCAAAGAAGGAACTAAACTTCGTCATTTAAATGAAACCGAAATAATAAAAGCAAATGAATATATAAAAGAAGACTTTTTAAGTGATTATTGGCTTTATTCGGATCTTGAAAAATAA
- a CDS encoding DUF4276 family protein, with amino-acid sequence MKIGLVGEAPNDTQSIKNLLEKRYLANEFIFVSMLQIINGSNLDSQKTKRLLRIEFETQKPDILIFIRDLDSTLPNKEKLYARKNYFTSSNRVVDKKGIPLLHIYEIEALILTDVDVFNSKYGANLKEIENVMTITEPKEYLKKASRKYSESHNADIFELIDFDKTLNCEYFKRFIKNFDKRIASQS; translated from the coding sequence ATGAAGATAGGTCTAGTCGGAGAAGCCCCAAATGATACCCAATCAATTAAAAATTTATTAGAAAAGAGGTATTTAGCTAATGAGTTTATATTTGTATCAATGCTACAAATAATTAACGGCTCAAATTTGGATAGTCAAAAAACAAAAAGATTATTAAGAATCGAATTTGAAACTCAAAAACCTGATATTTTAATTTTCATTCGAGATCTAGATTCTACATTGCCAAATAAAGAAAAGCTCTATGCTAGAAAGAATTATTTTACGAGTTCAAATAGAGTAGTTGACAAAAAAGGAATTCCGTTATTGCATATTTATGAAATTGAAGCTTTGATATTGACAGATGTTGATGTTTTTAATTCCAAATATGGTGCAAATTTAAAAGAAATTGAAAATGTAATGACAATTACTGAACCAAAAGAATATTTAAAAAAAGCAAGCAGAAAATATAGCGAATCTCATAATGCTGATATTTTTGAATTAATTGACTTTGACAAAACTTTGAACTGTGAGTATTTCAAACGGTTTATAAAAAACTTTGATAAACGAATTGCTTCACAATCATAA
- a CDS encoding polysaccharide deacetylase family protein, whose amino-acid sequence MKNSILKMVLLCAFFLFFSCKKENPKPVNKPYKAGVILSFDDAYVNEWFATNQKLKKYSWKGTFFVCKINTLNQSEVEKLLEMQKEGHEIAGHTYNHVNAVDYLRVYTIREYLNNEIDPMIRLMNFYGLDVSTFAYPYGGRSKKLDAALLKKFKFIRGRAFCEHVANKQGCYYDNSNLVFSFSIDDTHNHFNIPHLLGLLEYAKKNNKILILNSHKTVDKVSGDYQTKNATLEYICKYIKSNNMNFYTLSDLEKLQK is encoded by the coding sequence ATGAAGAATTCAATTCTAAAAATGGTATTGCTTTGTGCTTTTTTTCTTTTCTTTTCTTGTAAAAAAGAAAATCCAAAACCCGTAAACAAACCTTATAAAGCGGGAGTCATTTTGTCTTTTGATGATGCTTATGTAAACGAATGGTTTGCGACCAATCAAAAGCTAAAAAAGTATTCTTGGAAGGGAACTTTTTTTGTTTGCAAAATCAATACGCTCAACCAATCCGAAGTTGAGAAACTTCTGGAAATGCAGAAGGAAGGTCACGAAATTGCAGGGCATACTTACAATCACGTCAATGCTGTTGATTATTTGCGAGTATATACTATTCGAGAATATTTGAATAATGAAATTGACCCTATGATCCGACTAATGAATTTCTATGGTTTGGATGTCAGCACTTTTGCTTATCCTTACGGCGGAAGAAGCAAAAAATTAGATGCTGCTTTATTAAAAAAATTCAAATTCATTAGAGGAAGGGCTTTTTGTGAACACGTTGCCAACAAACAAGGCTGTTATTACGACAACTCCAATTTGGTTTTTAGCTTTAGCATAGACGACACCCACAACCACTTCAACATTCCCCACCTTTTGGGCTTGTTGGAATACGCCAAGAAAAACAACAAAATTTTAATTTTAAATAGCCATAAAACGGTCGATAAAGTGAGTGGCGATTACCAAACAAAAAATGCCACTTTGGAATACATTTGCAAATACATCAAAAGCAATAATATGAATTTTTATACTTTATCTGATTTAGAAAAGTTGCAAAAATGA
- a CDS encoding cation:proton antiporter domain-containing protein, with the protein MNPAEKVAEISHHLEPLISDLGLILMTAGIAVLIFRKLKQPLVLGYLIAGFLAGNHFDFFPSVKEIKSVEVWAEIGIIFLLFSLGLEFSFKKLMKVGGTASITASTQIIAMCILGYSVGQWMDWSKMDSIFLGVILSISSTTIILKSFDELGVKTQKFAGNVIGSLIVQDILAILMMVLLSTIAVSNQFSGMALLLSVLKLVFFLVIWFLGGIFIIPTVLKKTKHLLTDEMLLIISLALCLTMVGLAANVGFSPALGAFIMGSIIAETTQAEHIEHLVKPVKDLFGAVFFVSVGMLIDPDALYQHAIPVIILSIVTIFGQSISSTFGALLSGQPLKDSIRTGMSLSQIGEFSFIIATLGVTLNATNSFLYPIVVAVSAITVFTTPFMIKYSLPFSEYVAHQLPRKWTKRIERYSASTQAIKTVSLWQKVINAFLIQVTALVVIILAIILLSSTYIKPLVENYHFGIALGALITLIIISPFLWALAFRRVAAEEVEQLMTDRKSRGPLTMLFFIRILMAIFFIGLLLNAFFSQKITLIALLIAITIYLIFQKKLHKQYHRIENHFLANLHGREIEKAKRSRSDLTPWDGHMAVFDIAKESNIAGESLRNLQLRELLGINIVSIKRGEITIHIPQRNERIFPGDEICVIGTDRQVQEFKKYLDQHETDVSPEMIEPDIVLNQIELKNHTFIGKSIKESRLREKTKGLVVGIEKRGIRTLNPESDVILEKDDILWIVGDKKLLADLVHD; encoded by the coding sequence ATGAATCCAGCCGAAAAAGTAGCCGAAATTTCCCATCACTTAGAACCCTTAATCAGTGATTTGGGGCTAATATTAATGACTGCTGGAATTGCTGTTTTGATATTCCGAAAGTTGAAACAACCGCTAGTGCTAGGGTATTTGATTGCTGGATTTTTGGCTGGAAACCATTTTGATTTTTTTCCATCGGTCAAAGAAATTAAAAGCGTAGAAGTTTGGGCTGAAATTGGAATCATCTTTTTATTGTTCAGCCTCGGACTAGAATTTAGTTTCAAAAAGTTAATGAAAGTGGGCGGAACAGCCTCCATTACGGCAAGCACACAAATTATTGCCATGTGTATTTTGGGCTATTCTGTAGGACAATGGATGGATTGGTCCAAAATGGACAGCATCTTTTTGGGCGTAATCCTTTCGATTTCTTCCACCACCATTATATTAAAATCATTTGATGAATTAGGTGTCAAAACACAAAAATTTGCTGGAAATGTAATCGGTTCTCTCATCGTTCAGGATATTTTAGCCATTTTGATGATGGTTTTATTGTCAACCATTGCTGTTAGCAATCAGTTTTCTGGAATGGCTCTCCTATTATCGGTTTTGAAACTCGTTTTTTTTCTGGTGATTTGGTTTTTAGGAGGCATTTTCATCATTCCAACAGTGCTCAAAAAGACCAAACATTTATTGACCGACGAAATGTTGCTCATCATTTCTTTAGCCTTGTGTTTGACCATGGTTGGTCTTGCCGCCAATGTCGGGTTTTCTCCCGCTTTGGGCGCTTTTATTATGGGTTCCATCATAGCCGAAACCACTCAAGCCGAGCATATTGAACATTTGGTAAAACCTGTAAAAGACCTATTTGGTGCCGTATTTTTTGTGTCAGTAGGGATGTTGATAGACCCGGATGCTTTGTATCAGCATGCGATTCCAGTCATCATTCTTTCTATTGTGACTATTTTTGGGCAATCTATCAGTTCTACTTTTGGAGCCTTATTGTCTGGGCAACCGCTAAAAGATTCCATTAGAACTGGAATGAGTTTGTCGCAAATTGGAGAATTCTCTTTTATCATTGCGACTTTGGGTGTAACTTTGAATGCAACCAATTCGTTTTTGTATCCAATTGTCGTGGCAGTTTCGGCAATCACGGTGTTTACAACTCCATTTATGATTAAATATTCGCTGCCTTTTTCGGAATATGTAGCGCATCAATTACCTCGAAAATGGACCAAACGAATCGAACGTTATTCTGCCAGCACCCAAGCGATAAAAACGGTAAGCTTATGGCAAAAAGTAATCAATGCTTTTCTAATTCAAGTGACAGCGCTTGTGGTCATCATTTTGGCTATCATTCTGCTTTCCTCCACCTACATCAAACCTTTAGTAGAGAATTATCATTTTGGCATTGCATTGGGAGCACTGATTACTTTGATTATTATTTCACCCTTTTTGTGGGCGCTAGCCTTTCGAAGAGTTGCAGCAGAAGAAGTGGAACAATTGATGACCGATAGAAAATCTCGCGGACCGCTGACGATGTTGTTTTTTATTCGGATACTGATGGCGATTTTCTTCATTGGATTATTATTGAATGCGTTTTTCTCCCAAAAAATCACCTTGATTGCTTTATTAATTGCCATAACTATTTATTTGATTTTCCAAAAGAAACTCCATAAACAATACCACCGAATTGAGAATCATTTTCTAGCCAATTTGCACGGAAGAGAAATTGAAAAAGCGAAAAGAAGCAGAAGTGATTTAACGCCTTGGGACGGACATATGGCGGTTTTTGATATAGCGAAAGAATCGAATATTGCCGGTGAATCGTTACGAAACTTACAACTTAGAGAACTCTTGGGCATCAATATTGTATCCATCAAAAGAGGTGAAATCACGATTCATATTCCACAGCGAAACGAACGTATTTTTCCAGGTGATGAAATTTGTGTCATTGGGACCGATCGACAAGTACAAGAATTTAAAAAATACTTAGACCAACACGAAACTGATGTTTCGCCTGAAATGATTGAACCCGATATTGTCTTAAACCAAATCGAATTGAAAAATCACACTTTCATCGGAAAAAGCATAAAGGAATCTAGGCTCCGCGAAAAAACCAAAGGTCTTGTGGTAGGCATTGAAAAAAGAGGCATTCGAACCTTAAATCCAGAATCGGATGTTATACTGGAAAAAGACGACATTTTGTGGATTGTGGGCGATAAAAAATTACTAGCCGATTTGGTTCACGATTAA
- a CDS encoding pyridoxal phosphate-dependent aminotransferase has translation MEKSRRLWLKKIGIGIAGIGLTNFNSFASPLASENLINSIESDANLVFLRSNENPYGPSPLARKAFIDNANISNRYNWDVATQLISVLAKRNRVKDENILLGAGSTEILDLVAKYVSLGNGNYVIAEPSYDYWTVTLDNLGLTKNKVPLTTDKKINLQAMLEAVNQDTKLVYICNPNNPTGTICEREALVEFVTKISQNTIVLIDEAYLEFTKQQSISNMVNDNKNIIVAKTFSKIYGLAGARIGYAIANKTIIDNLTNSQSNTNNSVSVLSKLAAIASLKDDKFVSNCYLLNENVRQYAISELQKLNCECISSNTNFIYFSLAKYNKDYFKQLENNKIQVGRIYEEQGKWTRITVGKMDEMKKFIKAMQ, from the coding sequence ATGGAAAAGAGCAGAAGACTTTGGCTGAAAAAAATTGGAATTGGAATAGCTGGTATTGGACTTACAAACTTCAATTCATTTGCTTCACCTCTTGCATCAGAAAATTTAATTAATAGTATTGAGAGTGATGCTAACTTAGTTTTTTTACGCTCAAATGAAAATCCCTATGGTCCATCTCCATTAGCAAGGAAAGCATTTATTGACAATGCAAATATTAGTAACCGATATAATTGGGATGTTGCAACGCAACTGATTTCTGTCCTTGCAAAAAGAAATAGAGTTAAAGACGAAAACATATTGTTAGGAGCTGGTTCAACTGAAATTTTAGATTTGGTTGCAAAATATGTATCATTAGGCAATGGAAATTATGTAATCGCAGAACCAAGTTATGATTATTGGACAGTTACATTAGATAATTTAGGTTTAACTAAAAATAAAGTACCACTTACAACCGACAAGAAAATTAATTTACAAGCTATGTTGGAAGCTGTAAACCAAGATACAAAACTTGTTTATATCTGTAATCCAAATAACCCAACAGGAACAATTTGTGAAAGAGAAGCATTGGTAGAATTTGTAACCAAGATTTCACAAAATACAATTGTTTTAATTGACGAGGCATATTTGGAATTTACTAAACAGCAATCCATTAGCAATATGGTAAATGACAACAAAAATATTATTGTCGCCAAAACATTTTCAAAAATCTATGGTTTGGCTGGAGCACGAATCGGGTATGCAATTGCGAACAAAACGATAATTGATAATTTGACAAATTCGCAATCCAATACAAATAATAGCGTAAGTGTATTATCAAAACTTGCTGCTATAGCTTCGTTGAAAGATGATAAATTTGTTTCAAATTGCTACTTGCTGAACGAAAATGTAAGACAATATGCTATCAGCGAACTCCAAAAATTAAATTGTGAATGCATTTCTTCTAATACAAATTTCATCTATTTTTCACTTGCAAAATACAACAAGGACTATTTCAAGCAATTAGAAAACAATAAAATTCAAGTGGGAAGAATATATGAAGAGCAAGGTAAATGGACAAGAATTACTGTGGGTAAAATGGACGAAATGAAAAAATTTATTAAAGCAATGCAATAA
- a CDS encoding IS91 family transposase gives MQTEVADVLRKVGSKIESYGLNTWQLRTLSAIKKCRTAQLGGHIDACDQCGNLTISYNSCRNRHCPKCQGNKREDWIEARSTELLPVPYFHLVFTLPDSINALAIHSPKLVYDTLFEATWETIQTFGKTKEMQMGMIAVLHTWGQQLSLHPHLHCIVPGGGIAKNGQWQNSRTDGKFLFPVKALSKVFRAKYCAKLKEKEPIKYEQIRQELWQKPWIVFAKKPFGSPKSVVEYLGRYTHKIAISNRRIKTIDNENVTFEYKDYRVAGVKKQMTLTHQEFIRRFALHILPKRFVKIRHYGFLSSSWKREKLKLLQEKLEVKVLEKREKKLFLPKCPCCKTGNLHRIAVFDQRGPPAWYLGGSQSSIPYKN, from the coding sequence ATGCAGACGGAAGTAGCCGATGTACTGAGAAAGGTAGGCTCGAAGATCGAGAGCTATGGATTGAATACTTGGCAATTGCGCACTCTTTCTGCTATCAAAAAATGTCGAACAGCCCAGTTGGGTGGTCATATCGATGCTTGCGATCAATGTGGAAATCTGACTATTAGTTACAACTCTTGCCGCAACCGTCATTGTCCCAAGTGTCAGGGCAACAAACGAGAAGATTGGATAGAGGCTAGAAGTACGGAACTCTTGCCAGTGCCATATTTTCACCTGGTTTTTACTTTACCCGATAGCATTAATGCATTGGCGATTCACAGTCCAAAATTGGTTTATGACACGCTCTTTGAAGCGACTTGGGAAACGATTCAAACTTTTGGCAAAACCAAGGAAATGCAAATGGGAATGATTGCGGTTTTGCACACTTGGGGGCAACAATTGAGTTTACATCCACACCTGCATTGCATTGTTCCTGGCGGCGGAATAGCTAAAAACGGACAATGGCAAAATAGCCGAACCGATGGCAAATTCTTGTTTCCAGTCAAAGCCTTGTCAAAAGTGTTTAGGGCTAAATATTGTGCAAAACTCAAAGAAAAAGAACCCATAAAGTATGAGCAAATCCGGCAAGAGTTGTGGCAAAAACCTTGGATTGTTTTTGCCAAAAAACCTTTTGGAAGTCCCAAATCAGTGGTGGAATATTTAGGGAGATATACCCATAAAATAGCCATTAGCAACCGAAGAATAAAAACTATCGACAACGAAAATGTAACTTTTGAGTACAAGGATTATCGAGTGGCGGGAGTCAAAAAGCAAATGACGCTCACGCATCAGGAGTTTATTAGGCGATTTGCTTTGCACATTTTGCCCAAACGCTTTGTCAAGATTCGTCATTATGGTTTTTTAAGCAGCAGTTGGAAGCGGGAGAAGCTCAAACTTTTGCAGGAGAAACTCGAAGTAAAAGTACTAGAAAAACGCGAAAAAAAGCTCTTTTTGCCCAAGTGTCCTTGCTGTAAAACGGGCAATTTGCACCGAATAGCCGTTTTTGACCAGCGTGGGCCGCCTGCTTGGTATCTTGGCGGTAGCCAAAGCTCTATTCCCTATAAAAACTAA